NNNNNNNNNNNNNNNNNNNNNNNNNNNNNNNNNNNNNNNNNNNNNNNNNNNNNNNNNNNNNNNNNNNNNNNNNNNNNNNNNNNNNNNNNNNNNNNNNNNNNNNNNNNNNNNNNNNNNNNNNNNNNNNNNNNNNNNNNNNNNNNNNNNNNNNNNNNNNNNNNNNNNNNNNNNNNNNNNNNNNNNNNNNNNNNNNNNNNNNNNNNNNNNNNNNNNNNNNNNNNNNNNNNNNNNNNNNNNNNNNNNNNNNNNNNNNNNNNNNNNNNNNNNNNNNNNNNNNNNNNNNNNNNNNNNNNNNNNNNNNNNNNNNNNNNNNNNNNNNNNNNNNNNNNNNNNNNNNNNNNNNNNNNNNNNNNNNNNNNNNNNNNNNNNNNNNNNNNNNNNNNNNNNNNNNNNNNNNNNNNNNNNNNNNNNNNNNNNNNNNNNNNNNNNNNNNNNNNNNNNNNNNNNNNNNNNNNNNNNNNNNNNNNNNNNNNNNNNNNNNNNNNNNNNNNNNNNNNNNNNNNNNNNNNNNNNNNNNNNNNNNNNNNNNNNNNNNNNNNNNNNNNNNNNNNNNNNNNNNNNNNNNNNNNNNNNNNNNNNNNNNNNNNNNNNNNNNNNNNNNNNNNNNNNNNNNNNNNNNNNNNNNNNNNNNNNNNNNNNNNNNNNNNNNNNNNNNNNNNNNNNNNNNNNNNNNNNNNNNNNNNNNNNNNNNNNNNNNNNNNNNNNNNNNNNNNNNNNNNNNNNNNNNNNNNNNNNNNNNNNNNNNNNNNNNNNNNNNNNNNNNNNNNNNNNNNNNNNNNNNNNNNNNNNNNNNNNNNNNNNNNNNNNNNNNNNNNNNNNNNNNNCCCCCTTATTTCNNNNNNNNNNNNNNNNNNNNNNNNNNNNNNNNNNNNNNNNNNGTTTACAAAGGTTATtaaaataatctcaaatgtttatTGATTCAAGATGAATCAGAAATGCAATGGTATGAATGCGCCGCATCGCGTATGCAATGGACTGAATCATTTTCGAAATCACTTAagttgtaaataatttttttttgatggggatgAATAGAGAGTATTTATCACCAATTTATCGTTCACTCCTTTGTTAGTCTTTGTTGGTTAATTAAAATGTTATGAGATATTTTGCTACATTTCATTATTGGNNNNNNNNNNNNNNNNNNNNNNNNNNNNNNNNNNTCATGCNNNNNNNNNNNNNNNNNNNNNNNNNNNNNNNNNNNNNNNNNNNNNNNNNNNNNNNNNNNNNNNNNNNNNNNNNNNNNNNNNNNNNNNNNNNNNNNNNNNNNNNNNNNNNNNNNNNNNNNNNNNNNNNNNNNNNNNNNNNNNNNNNNNNNNNNNNNNNNNNNNNNNNNNNNNNNNNNNNNNNNNNNNNNNNNNNNNNNNNNNNNNNNNNNNNNNNNNNNNNNNNNNNNNNNNNNNNNNNNNNNNNNNNNNNNNNNNNNNNNNNNNNNNNNNNNNNNNNNNNNNNNNNNNNNNNNNNNNNNNNNNNNNNNNNNNNNNNNNNNNNNNNNNNNNNNNNNNNNNNNNNNNNNNNNNNNNNNNNNNNNNNNNNNNNNNNNNNNNNNNNNNNNNNNNNNNNNNNNNNNNNNNNNNNNNNNNNNNNNNNNNNNNNNNNNNNNNNNNGTACATAATTTATGCGAGCACGTTTTGTGTTTGCTGTAATAAAACAGGGGAAAAGATACTGCAGTTCCGTACTAGAAAagtctataatgataatggtcaacatatacagagaaagagtaaCATAATGCGATAAATGTTGAGCTGGTNNNNNNNNNNNNNNNNNNNNNNNNNNNNNNNNNNNNNNNNNNNNNNNNNNNNNNNNNNNNNNNNNNNNNNNNNNNNNNNNNNNNNNNNNNNNNNNNNNNNNNNNNNNNNNNNNNNNNNNNNNNNNNNNNNNNNNNNNNNNNNNNNNNNNNNNNNNNNNNNNNNNNNNNNNNNNNNNNNNNNNNNNNNNNNNNNNNNNNNNNNNNNNNNNNNNNNNNNNNNNNNNNNNNNNNNNNNNNNNNNNNNNNNNNNNNNNNNNNNNNNNNNNNNNNNNNNNNNNNNNNNNNNNNNNNNNNNNNNNNNNNNNNNNNNNNNNNNNNNNNNNNNNNNNNNNNNNNNNNNNNNNNNNNNNNNNNNNNNNNNNNNNNNNNNNNNNNNNNNNNNNNNNNNNNNNNNNNNNNNNNNNNNNNNNNNNNNNNNNNNNNNNNNNNNNNNNNNNNNNNNNNNNNNNNNNNNNNNNNNNNNNNNNNNNNNNNNNNNNNNNNNNNNNNNNNNNNNNNNNNNNNNNNNNNNNNNNNNNNNNNNNNNNNNNNNNNNNNNNNNNNNNNNNNTATACTATTCCTTCTGTAGAAATAACAAGCCTCTCAATTCACgctgacatgattttttttttcagatagtcTATATTTACATCACAGGTTTTTGCGCggctgacgaaaaaaaaaaacggaattattccatattgtttttttcattcacctCTATATCACTGTCAATACAAACCTTTTCATCGTTGTATCCATCGTTCACTGCAACAAGGCCTCGAGTGCTTCCGGATGAGTCGTCAGTTTCTGTAATCGAACTGTCAGTTTAATCTGTTCATCCGCCAGTCAGTTCAGGGTTGCATGTCTCTGAACTATAGGGCTGATCATTCCCCTCACTCATATTTCATCTAGTTTTCTGGTGGGATATTTGTATGCGATTCGAAATTCTCCGGGAATCTTATCTCTCTATTACCACCGCGCTCCgtctcatttcatttttcatcgtTATCTGTGTTATCTATTGTTCGGTTATTGGAATTTTGATCGGTGAATAGGTCGGTGTTATTTGCGCGTTCTCCTTCAAGAATCGTCGCATTTTCAAAAACTTCAAAGTTTGACTCCGGCACAAGAGGGAATTTATCGATACCATCGCTATTTGtcatgccattattatttttattcccttcctgTTCTCCTGCTGTCGAGTTTATACTATCCCTATTTTCTTGCAagacactttctctttctttatgagTCTCCCCGCTTCCTGTAGCACCCTCGTTTTCTAGATTTCCCCTCCCGTTTTCTGCCAAAGTCCCGTTTTCTTTACCATTTTCCCACCCATCCTGCCATGATCCACCTTCGTCCGTGGCGTTCCCTACTTCTAAAACAATTTCCTTCCTGTCGCTAGAGAGCGCCTGAGTTTCAAAATTAAAGCTCTCTCCGTCGGTCACCATCACTCCTTCATTTAGAGACACACCACTCTCTTCCTCCAAATTGCTCATCCCGTTTTCTGTCGCTTCATCCATATAATCTTCGGAGGACCCTGGCTGCGTTCTGTTGAAAAACCGCTTGGCTGTAATGTTTCTTGATAAATCCACCATCGTCTGAAAtagtataaaagggaaaattgaaagaaCGAGCGTTATGTTCTCCTTACTGCTCGATTCACCGGAAGAAATATTTGCATGATGGAAGGAGAAATATCGTAAAGCATTTCTTGCCGCAAGAGTTTGTCGAGAAATATGCTTTCATGGATGACAATCTCATGGGAAGATGTGGAAACAAAAGCACAGTTCTATTCTTTCTTTAGactgtttttcatttattaaactataaatatatgaatcatacatacatgtatatctatatctatctatttatctagctctctatcagtgtatctataaatatatcacatattactGTTAACTGTGTATTCGTTTATNNNNNNNNNNNNNNNNNNNNNNNNNNNNNNNNNNNNNNNNNNNNNNNNNNNNNNNNNNNNNNNNNNNNNNNNNNNNNNNNNNNNNNNNNNNNNNNNNNNNNNNNNNNNNNNNNNNNNNNNNNNGCCTGTCACNNNNNNNNNNNNNNNNNNNNNNNNNNNNNNNNNNNNNNNNNNNNNNNNNNNNNNNNNNNNNNNNNNNNNNNNNNNNNNNNNNNNNNNNNNNNNNNNNNNNNNNNNNNNNNNNNNNNNNNNNNNNNNNNNNNNNNNNNNNNNNNNNNNNNNNNNNNNNNNNNNNNNNNNNNNNNNNNNNNNNNNNNNNNNNNNNNNNNNNNNNCATtcttacacatacatagatatcaatatttagctatctatctgttcattttcGTTTATCTGTTTCTTTGCCAAGTTNNNNNNNNNNNNNNNNNNNNNNNNNNNNNNNNNNNNNNNNNNNNNNNNNNNNNNNNNNgtactcatacacacataactGGCCCACCAATCTAGCAATTCCCAAATTCACTAAAGACAAAGAGGTGTGNNNNNNNNNNNNNNNNNNNNNNNNNNNNNNNNNNNNNNNNNNNNNNNNNNNNNNNNNNNNNNNNNNNNNNNNNNNNNNNNNNNNNNNTACCTTACTGNNNNNNNNNNNNNNNNNNNNNNNNNNNNNNNNNNNNNNNNNNNNNNNNNNNNNNNNNNNNNNNNNNNNNNNNNNNNNNNNNNNNNNNNNNNNNNNNNNNNNNNNNNNNNNNNNNNNNNNNNNNNNNNNNNNNNNNNNNNNNNNNNNNNCCGACATGCAATATACCGCAATATAACATAACTCACTTCAACGAACCAATATCAGATCaatcacaaaaacgaaaaaacaacaacaaaat
This Penaeus monodon isolate SGIC_2016 chromosome 19, NSTDA_Pmon_1, whole genome shotgun sequence DNA region includes the following protein-coding sequences:
- the LOC119585055 gene encoding uncharacterized protein DDB_G0290685-like produces the protein MISIILSTVPLVTIQKIPDDSDYYYDIDYNIVKELDNVYGDLSGDVNTAFQMMIKTETWIRDIDMRFRLGQPFNHIEADGSDSQNTFWFVEPRVLLLDKYRGEDHHRIIYQFGLDGYNVTMVDLSRNITAKRFFNRTQPGSSEDYMDEATENGMSNLEEESGVSLNEGVMVTDGESFNFETQALSSDRKEIVLEVGNATDEGGSWQDGWENGKENGTLAENGRGNLENEGATGSGETHKERESVLQENRDSINSTAGEQEGNKNNNGMTNSDGIDKFPLVPESNFEVFENATILEGERANNTDLFTDQNSNNRTIDNTDNDEK